Proteins from one Leptospira wolffii serovar Khorat str. Khorat-H2 genomic window:
- a CDS encoding cytochrome-c peroxidase, whose amino-acid sequence MKKIIPIIGLSVSLLVLCKEKKPIPELEKFVVKNVIHPSNNPFNQDKVELGKTLYFDPRLSFQQNVSCAGCHNSGSVADGFPRNKIHNSAPSLTNVALYKDVFKDPEAKELEDIVKEKVHSQSMLRDEAGIIRRLSSIAEYRELFTRAFGTPEVTMERIALSLSAFQRTIVSKNSKFDRFVMGEEEALTPAQIRGWEVFQNKAKCVQCHEGPNFSDSQLHTTGLPGIQGKVRTPTLRDVTRKKSFMHNGKFGSIEDTVNHFAEGGHARAIQDPLLKPAGLSEQDKKDLIEFLKALEGEPIQWEMPSIPKA is encoded by the coding sequence ATGAAAAAAATTATTCCTATAATCGGACTTTCGGTTTCCTTATTGGTCTTATGTAAGGAAAAGAAACCTATCCCTGAACTGGAAAAATTCGTCGTTAAGAACGTAATTCATCCCAGCAATAATCCTTTCAATCAGGACAAGGTGGAGCTGGGTAAAACCTTATATTTCGATCCTAGACTTTCCTTTCAGCAGAATGTGAGTTGTGCAGGTTGCCATAATTCGGGTTCCGTTGCCGATGGATTTCCCCGCAATAAGATTCATAACTCCGCGCCTTCTCTTACCAATGTCGCCTTATACAAGGACGTATTCAAGGATCCCGAGGCCAAGGAACTCGAAGATATTGTTAAGGAAAAGGTCCATTCTCAGTCCATGTTAAGAGATGAGGCGGGGATCATCCGTAGACTTTCCTCTATTGCCGAATACAGGGAACTTTTTACGAGAGCCTTCGGCACTCCCGAAGTTACGATGGAAAGAATCGCGTTATCCCTTTCCGCATTCCAACGTACCATCGTAAGTAAGAACTCCAAATTCGACCGATTCGTTATGGGAGAGGAGGAGGCTCTTACTCCCGCTCAGATCAGAGGTTGGGAAGTATTTCAAAACAAGGCGAAATGCGTCCAATGTCACGAAGGACCCAATTTCTCCGATTCGCAATTGCATACCACCGGTCTACCTGGAATCCAAGGAAAGGTCAGAACTCCTACATTGAGAGACGTGACCCGCAAGAAATCCTTCATGCATAACGGAAAATTCGGATCCATAGAGGATACAGTGAATCATTTTGCGGAAGGCGGTCACGCCAGAGCGATCCAAGATCCTTTGCTTAAGCCCGCAGGTCTTTCCGAGCAGGATAAAAAGGATCTGATAGAATTTCTAAAGGCTTTGGAAGGGGAGCCCATCCAGTGGGAGATGCCTTCCATTCCGAAGGCATAA
- a CDS encoding NAD(P)/FAD-dependent oxidoreductase, which yields MAKKRILILGGGYAGIIAANRLSRKSSDIDITLVTANPRFAEKIRNHQVIAGTKGKSHEISKLLGKNVHLRISKVEKILADRNSILLENGEELSYDYLGYTPGMKEKEKAVSGESYFSIVKEEDSIALRKKLLEKESTRITVLGAGLSGIETATELAEAYPEFEITLLDSGNIGKSFHPDAVSHMKKVLTDLRVRILEGQKAERFEKGEIRLENGETVFHDFCILSAGLAASDLGKKSGLSHNTIDQILVNEYLEVPGYDKILGAGDAVKMPEDEYSYLRMSCATALPMGVYMAERMAARMGYKTKLGNRPFSFGYLLRCVSLGRSEGLIQTVDSEDSPKNKIWTGKFAAIIKELICKFTILSCKAEKYFDFYNWPKPKDRESEVNRSSLAVAGK from the coding sequence ATGGCAAAGAAACGAATTCTGATCTTAGGAGGAGGATATGCCGGAATCATTGCGGCAAATCGGTTATCCAGAAAATCCTCAGATATAGATATTACGCTAGTCACGGCAAATCCTAGATTCGCCGAAAAGATACGAAACCACCAGGTAATTGCAGGAACAAAAGGAAAGTCCCATGAGATCTCGAAACTACTTGGAAAAAACGTGCATCTCAGGATTTCTAAAGTGGAAAAAATCCTAGCCGATCGAAACTCGATTCTATTGGAGAACGGGGAAGAGCTTTCTTACGATTATTTAGGATACACACCCGGAATGAAAGAGAAAGAGAAGGCGGTCTCCGGAGAATCCTATTTTTCGATCGTAAAAGAAGAAGATAGCATCGCCTTAAGAAAGAAACTCTTGGAAAAGGAATCCACGAGAATCACGGTACTAGGAGCCGGCCTTTCCGGAATCGAAACGGCTACGGAACTTGCCGAAGCATATCCCGAATTCGAAATCACTCTGCTGGATTCAGGAAACATCGGAAAGTCCTTCCATCCGGATGCAGTATCCCATATGAAGAAGGTACTAACCGATCTTAGAGTTAGAATCTTGGAAGGACAAAAGGCGGAGAGATTCGAAAAAGGAGAGATACGATTAGAAAACGGAGAAACCGTATTTCACGATTTTTGCATTCTATCCGCGGGCTTGGCGGCTTCCGATTTGGGAAAGAAATCGGGACTCTCTCATAATACGATCGATCAAATTTTGGTAAATGAATACCTGGAAGTTCCCGGTTACGACAAAATCCTAGGCGCGGGAGATGCGGTAAAAATGCCGGAAGACGAATATTCTTATTTAAGAATGTCTTGTGCCACCGCACTTCCTATGGGAGTCTATATGGCGGAGAGAATGGCGGCAAGGATGGGATACAAAACGAAGCTCGGGAACCGACCCTTCTCCTTCGGGTATCTTCTAAGATGCGTAAGCTTAGGTCGTTCGGAAGGACTGATCCAAACCGTAGATTCCGAAGATAGTCCGAAAAATAAAATCTGGACCGGAAAATTCGCGGCGATCATTAAGGAGCTCATCTGCAAGTTCACGATCCTCTCCTGCAAGGCGGAGAAGTACTTCGATTTTTACAATTGGCCCAAACCCAAAGATAGAGAGTCGGAAGTAAATCGGTCATCTCTAGCGGTAGCCGGAAAATGA
- a CDS encoding sigma-70 family RNA polymerase sigma factor produces the protein MTTEERLDQFMENKGLVFGIAYRMTGSVTEAEDIVQETFLRWEKSAREVVRSPKAFLSTIATRLSLDSLRKEKRKRETYIGPWLPEPMAPSSSEEEPDSETLDLAFLHLLEKLNPLERAVFLLRETFGMEYPEISKSVGKSQENCRQILKRAKDALKKDRRRYTADPQTRRKIFKDFLLASTKGDPELLIPFLKQEIVVWSDGGGKVNAARIPILGKERVASFLNRVRSNRSRVDLDWYFAFVNGAESILGYYGEEPAYLQSFLIENEGIWRIMSVLNPEKLGVFRNRNQLLESGKIVPLEVYLLFPNSRNPSLQKWLNPIAKLVKWAIVR, from the coding sequence ATGACTACCGAAGAAAGGCTAGACCAATTCATGGAAAACAAAGGACTCGTATTCGGTATCGCATACCGGATGACGGGTAGCGTAACGGAGGCGGAGGATATCGTGCAGGAGACCTTCCTGCGCTGGGAGAAAAGTGCAAGAGAAGTCGTTCGATCCCCCAAGGCTTTTCTTTCCACGATCGCCACCCGATTGTCTTTGGATTCTTTGAGAAAGGAAAAAAGGAAGCGAGAGACCTATATAGGTCCTTGGCTCCCGGAACCTATGGCTCCGTCTTCCTCGGAAGAGGAGCCCGATTCCGAAACCTTGGATCTGGCCTTTCTTCATTTATTAGAAAAACTCAATCCATTGGAAAGAGCAGTCTTCCTGCTTCGCGAAACTTTCGGGATGGAATATCCGGAGATATCCAAGTCTGTAGGAAAGTCGCAGGAAAATTGCAGGCAAATCCTAAAGAGAGCCAAGGATGCCTTAAAAAAGGATCGTAGAAGATATACGGCGGATCCTCAAACCCGCAGGAAAATTTTCAAAGATTTCCTTTTGGCTTCCACGAAAGGGGATCCGGAGCTTCTGATCCCTTTTCTAAAACAGGAAATCGTAGTATGGTCCGACGGAGGGGGAAAAGTAAACGCCGCCAGAATTCCGATCCTAGGAAAGGAACGGGTCGCGTCCTTCTTGAATCGGGTCCGATCGAATCGATCGAGAGTCGATCTGGACTGGTATTTCGCATTTGTGAACGGGGCCGAATCTATATTAGGATATTATGGAGAAGAGCCCGCATATCTCCAAAGTTTCCTGATAGAAAACGAAGGGATCTGGAGAATTATGAGCGTCTTGAATCCGGAAAAATTAGGCGTATTCCGAAATAGAAATCAATTATTAGAATCCGGCAAGATCGTTCCGCTGGAAGTCTATTTACTATTTCCGAATTCCAGAAATCCTTCCTTGCAAAAGTGGCTAAACCCTATTGCTAAATTGGTAAAGTGGGCGATTGTGAGATAG
- a CDS encoding alpha/beta fold hydrolase yields MRNQSFSNILVLAWLLVECSGGQNMETLLEPSSTTTEQPKGYFESKIGRIAYWIEGKGNTILLLHSAGHDHKDFDSIREELSKNYRVISIDWPGHGYSPNPNIMENASAVKYAEVLPDFVKQLAPDGVVAIGNSIGGFAGMKLALEKPSLVKGLILVDTGGMNEPDWKTRLFVGLKGKPWFTGLVWNLFPNHYIRIENKYTRSILERIRSRKEIEGSVEVNASIWRSFLEEGHDLRESAKNIKVPTLIVWGEFDPVILPEIGKDLREKIQGSNLVLLKTGHVPFAEDPKSFLKFALPFIRSVI; encoded by the coding sequence ATGAGGAACCAATCTTTTTCTAATATACTTGTTTTGGCATGGCTCCTAGTAGAATGTTCGGGAGGACAGAATATGGAAACCTTGTTGGAGCCAAGCTCGACCACGACGGAGCAACCTAAAGGATATTTCGAATCCAAAATAGGAAGGATCGCCTATTGGATCGAAGGAAAGGGGAATACGATCCTATTACTCCATTCCGCGGGACACGATCATAAGGATTTCGATTCCATCCGGGAAGAATTGAGTAAAAATTACAGGGTCATCTCCATCGACTGGCCGGGACACGGATATTCTCCGAATCCGAATATTATGGAAAATGCAAGTGCAGTGAAATATGCGGAAGTTCTTCCGGATTTCGTAAAGCAATTAGCTCCCGACGGTGTCGTGGCCATAGGAAATTCCATAGGAGGTTTTGCGGGAATGAAGTTGGCCCTAGAAAAGCCTTCTTTGGTAAAAGGTCTAATTCTAGTGGATACAGGAGGAATGAACGAGCCGGATTGGAAAACGAGGCTTTTTGTGGGTCTGAAAGGTAAGCCCTGGTTCACGGGACTTGTTTGGAATTTATTCCCGAATCATTATATTAGGATCGAAAATAAATATACTCGATCTATTTTGGAAAGAATCCGGTCCAGAAAAGAGATAGAGGGATCCGTAGAAGTAAACGCATCTATTTGGAGAAGTTTCTTAGAAGAAGGGCACGACTTGAGAGAATCCGCTAAGAATATAAAAGTTCCCACTCTAATCGTCTGGGGAGAATTCGATCCGGTGATTTTACCGGAAATAGGAAAAGACCTCAGGGAAAAAATTCAGGGATCGAATCTAGTTCTTCTAAAAACGGGACATGTGCCTTTTGCGGAGGATCCGAAATCCTTCCTGAAATTCGCACTTCCATTCATTCGCTCCGTCATTTGA
- a CDS encoding Crp/Fnr family transcriptional regulator, with protein MADLTIQEDFPEWSQIYETVNRISPIPKEIWKESGSLYSIRELEYGDYLVKQGQSAREFAFVFSGVLREYYLTDSGSEYIKSFNFPGEFTGSYFDLLSGQPSTCNIRAITDCKLAVAPFSKFRKLFSTHIAWERLGRMIAELLFIKKAKREYELLALDAEKRYGLLLESHPQIEEFVPQYHIASYLGITPVSLSRIKSKKRKS; from the coding sequence ATGGCCGACCTCACGATCCAAGAAGATTTCCCGGAATGGTCTCAAATCTACGAGACCGTAAATAGGATCTCCCCCATCCCCAAAGAAATCTGGAAAGAATCCGGAAGCTTATATTCGATTCGAGAACTGGAATACGGTGATTATTTAGTGAAGCAAGGGCAGTCTGCCCGGGAATTCGCCTTCGTATTTTCAGGAGTATTAAGAGAATATTATCTCACGGATAGCGGAAGCGAATACATAAAGAGCTTCAATTTTCCGGGAGAATTTACCGGATCCTATTTCGATCTTCTCTCCGGACAGCCATCCACCTGCAATATACGAGCGATTACGGATTGCAAATTGGCCGTAGCGCCCTTCTCTAAATTTCGAAAGCTATTTTCCACTCATATAGCCTGGGAAAGATTGGGTAGAATGATCGCGGAGCTTCTTTTTATCAAGAAGGCAAAAAGAGAATACGAACTGTTGGCTTTGGATGCGGAAAAAAGATACGGATTACTTTTAGAATCGCATCCCCAAATAGAAGAATTCGTTCCTCAATACCATATCGCTTCCTATCTGGGAATCACTCCAGTTTCCTTAAGCAGAATCAAATCCAAGAAGAGAAAATCCTAG
- a CDS encoding class I SAM-dependent DNA methyltransferase, with translation MEDNVFNRLASMYDTEERIQLAKIISEAVKPEIQGSKKGTLLDYGCGTGLVGLELHSIVDRLFLVDSSEQMLEIVKEKITRNNIANAETIHADLMKSDIDIRADLILASLVLLHVPVLGGLLKNLRTILNENGKLIIVDFDKNELVHHPKIHNGFTHEELESLLLGAGFHGVKIRTFHRGKNIFMNQDASLLISTSFA, from the coding sequence ATGGAAGATAATGTTTTCAACCGATTGGCGAGTATGTATGATACCGAAGAAAGAATCCAATTGGCAAAAATCATTTCCGAAGCCGTAAAACCGGAGATACAGGGAAGTAAAAAAGGGACTTTACTCGATTATGGATGCGGCACGGGACTCGTCGGTCTGGAATTGCATTCGATCGTTGATCGATTGTTTTTGGTCGATTCTTCCGAGCAAATGTTGGAAATCGTGAAAGAGAAAATCACGAGAAACAATATTGCAAATGCCGAAACCATTCATGCAGATCTTATGAAGTCCGATATCGACATCCGAGCGGATTTGATTTTGGCTTCTCTTGTTTTGCTGCATGTACCGGTCCTTGGCGGATTATTAAAGAATTTGCGCACGATTTTGAACGAGAACGGAAAGTTGATCATCGTCGATTTTGATAAGAACGAATTGGTTCACCATCCGAAAATACATAACGGTTTCACACATGAGGAACTGGAATCATTACTTCTCGGTGCCGGGTTCCACGGGGTGAAAATTAGAACATTCCATCGCGGTAAAAATATATTTATGAACCAAGACGCCTCGCTACTTATCTCTACTTCTTTTGCGTAG
- a CDS encoding SRPBCC family protein has translation MVGYKKFLKWIVTLNIILFLGCATSKGSVSNEAGEDEIFRIERSFDADAKTVFDMWIRPDRFSKWLGPKGASMYFMKVGVKEGESSQWSMTTSDGQTKYGKLNYKKIHPNDLLVYTQNFCDKEGKLTKLPFAPDYPDMVLTMVSFISEGPKKTRVSVKWEVFGEATEKERQTFLGLRPVMTVGWGESFDKLTLLLKMKR, from the coding sequence ATGGTTGGATATAAAAAATTCTTAAAATGGATAGTGACCTTAAATATCATTCTATTTTTAGGGTGTGCGACTTCGAAAGGATCCGTCTCTAACGAGGCCGGAGAGGATGAGATTTTTAGGATCGAAAGATCTTTCGATGCGGATGCCAAAACGGTATTCGATATGTGGATCCGACCGGATCGTTTCTCCAAATGGCTCGGCCCGAAAGGAGCCAGTATGTATTTTATGAAAGTCGGAGTGAAAGAAGGGGAGAGTTCCCAATGGTCTATGACTACTTCGGACGGACAGACAAAATACGGAAAATTGAATTACAAAAAGATTCATCCGAACGATCTTTTGGTCTATACTCAGAATTTTTGCGACAAGGAAGGGAAACTAACCAAGCTTCCTTTCGCTCCGGATTATCCGGATATGGTATTGACCATGGTGAGTTTTATTAGCGAAGGCCCTAAGAAAACGAGAGTGTCCGTGAAATGGGAAGTATTCGGGGAGGCTACGGAAAAAGAGCGCCAAACTTTCCTGGGACTCCGGCCTGTGATGACGGTCGGTTGGGGAGAATCCTTCGATAAATTGACGTTACTATTGAAAATGAAACGGTAA
- a CDS encoding SRPBCC family protein has protein sequence MIGNNVETIIEGNKVIYKRYFDVPVDLAFEVWSTAEHLSEWWGPDGFTVTTKSFDFSDGGIWDFIMHGPDGHDYKNKIQFTEIRKPDSILYEHLGDGEGTQDVHFQSRILFEKSGEGTNCIMEQIFPSKEELERVNEKYGAIEGGKQHMGNLAKYLEKIR, from the coding sequence GTGATAGGAAATAACGTGGAAACGATCATAGAAGGAAATAAGGTCATTTATAAAAGATACTTCGACGTACCCGTCGATCTCGCTTTCGAGGTATGGTCCACTGCGGAACATCTTTCCGAATGGTGGGGGCCGGACGGTTTCACCGTGACAACGAAGAGTTTCGATTTTTCGGACGGAGGAATTTGGGATTTCATCATGCACGGACCCGACGGACATGATTATAAAAACAAGATCCAGTTTACGGAAATTCGAAAACCCGATTCCATTCTTTATGAACATCTAGGCGACGGAGAAGGAACTCAGGATGTACATTTTCAATCCAGAATTCTATTCGAGAAATCAGGAGAGGGAACCAATTGTATCATGGAACAAATCTTCCCTAGCAAGGAAGAGCTGGAGAGGGTCAACGAAAAATACGGAGCGATCGAGGGCGGTAAGCAACACATGGGCAACTTGGCCAAGTATCTGGAAAAGATTAGGTAA
- a CDS encoding ArsR/SmtB family transcription factor: MNAFAALADDTRREIVKLVAMNGELNASEIGKNFTMSPPAISQHLKILKEAKVLRMKKDAQMRIYSLDASGIGELEDWLTDIVNLWNKRLDKLERYLLKIKKERARDRK, from the coding sequence ATGAATGCTTTTGCAGCGCTTGCGGACGATACAAGAAGGGAAATTGTGAAATTGGTCGCGATGAACGGAGAACTCAATGCCTCGGAGATAGGTAAAAATTTCACAATGAGTCCTCCGGCGATATCCCAGCATTTAAAAATACTCAAAGAAGCTAAGGTCCTCCGGATGAAGAAGGATGCGCAGATGCGTATCTATAGTCTGGACGCTTCGGGGATAGGCGAATTGGAAGATTGGTTAACCGATATCGTAAATCTTTGGAATAAGAGATTGGATAAACTGGAAAGATATCTATTAAAGATAAAGAAGGAGAGAGCTCGTGATAGGAAATAA
- a CDS encoding acyl-CoA dehydrogenase family protein has product MYQELTEQQIEIRDTIRNFVKKEITHEVAIHWDEENKHPEELINRMRTELGVNGLTIPEEYGGWGLGSVEQCLVTEELSRGCLGISLCFGYTGLGILPIMKGASHEQKKKWLQPVIDGEYGVSFCLSEPGAGSDVPGMSTTAVKKGDKWVINGTKQWITGGGSAGAYTVFAYTDKGRGTRGVSCFYVKRDTPGLIVGKKEDKLGIRASDTRQIIFEDCAVEEANMIGKENLGFIYALQTLNASRPYVAAMGVGVAQAALDHASKYARQREQFGSKISSFQAVQHMLADMSIGVETARQICYLSARMSDAEDPRLPKYSAIAKAYCSETAMKAATDAVQIYGGYGYTKEYPVEKLMRDAKILCIFEGTTQIQKNEIAAYVIREAASAK; this is encoded by the coding sequence ATGTATCAGGAACTGACTGAGCAACAGATCGAGATTAGGGACACGATCAGAAACTTCGTAAAGAAGGAGATCACCCACGAAGTTGCCATCCACTGGGACGAAGAAAACAAGCATCCAGAAGAACTTATCAATAGAATGAGAACCGAACTTGGGGTGAATGGCCTCACTATCCCCGAAGAATACGGCGGATGGGGACTCGGTTCCGTAGAGCAGTGCTTGGTCACCGAAGAGCTTTCCAGAGGATGCCTCGGAATCAGCCTTTGCTTCGGATATACCGGACTGGGAATTCTACCGATCATGAAGGGTGCAAGCCACGAGCAAAAGAAAAAATGGCTCCAACCTGTCATCGACGGAGAATACGGAGTTTCCTTCTGTCTTTCCGAGCCGGGAGCCGGTTCCGACGTTCCGGGAATGAGCACCACCGCGGTTAAAAAAGGCGACAAATGGGTGATCAACGGAACCAAGCAATGGATTACCGGAGGCGGTAGCGCGGGAGCTTATACAGTATTTGCGTATACCGACAAAGGCCGTGGAACTCGCGGAGTTTCCTGCTTCTACGTAAAAAGAGACACCCCTGGCCTAATCGTAGGTAAAAAAGAAGATAAACTGGGAATTCGTGCATCCGATACTCGCCAGATCATCTTCGAAGACTGCGCTGTAGAAGAAGCGAACATGATCGGGAAAGAAAACCTCGGATTCATCTATGCACTCCAAACACTGAACGCATCCCGTCCATACGTTGCGGCGATGGGAGTGGGTGTGGCTCAAGCGGCTCTGGATCACGCATCCAAATACGCTCGCCAAAGAGAGCAGTTCGGATCCAAGATCTCCAGCTTCCAAGCGGTTCAGCACATGCTGGCAGACATGTCCATCGGAGTGGAGACTGCTCGTCAGATCTGCTACCTTTCCGCACGCATGTCCGACGCCGAGGATCCTCGTCTACCTAAGTATTCCGCAATCGCCAAAGCATACTGCTCCGAGACCGCAATGAAAGCGGCTACCGACGCGGTACAAATCTACGGTGGATACGGATACACCAAAGAGTATCCTGTGGAAAAGCTCATGAGAGACGCGAAAATTCTTTGTATCTTCGAAGGAACCACTCAGATCCAGAAGAACGAGATCGCCGCTTATGTGATCCGCGAGGCTGCTTCCGCAAAATAA
- a CDS encoding LIC_13076 family protein: MDLTSIHKKMIRISACSALLCLLNFCTIDKRISSNPEHRIILAAESSNSCKLQSSQSYWAFLGGLVPIRFLNSSFPEPPAGQTSRITETAQWHDYTVTILLGWLLAVTKRTFLVEFCEEGLYANHWNENKESIDQKLYRIAMTGKVTVQLVTGESFTSKLVGFDSENLFLEAKLLDEKAGLVDRAHLKDGSILEGKLVAQNEHEIEMETKANTLQFVVKSRLHRLELRVPVQKIEKKTVLKTDVAKLSFEGLE; encoded by the coding sequence ATGGATTTAACGAGTATACACAAAAAAATGATCCGAATCTCGGCATGCTCCGCTCTACTTTGTCTGCTCAATTTCTGTACAATCGATAAGCGGATTAGCAGTAATCCCGAACATCGGATCATATTGGCAGCCGAATCCTCGAATTCTTGTAAGTTGCAATCCAGCCAATCTTATTGGGCTTTTTTGGGAGGCCTGGTTCCGATCCGATTCTTAAATTCTTCCTTTCCGGAGCCTCCGGCCGGACAGACATCCCGTATAACCGAGACGGCACAATGGCACGATTATACTGTGACCATTCTTCTCGGTTGGTTACTTGCGGTTACTAAGCGAACCTTCCTCGTGGAGTTTTGTGAAGAAGGTTTGTATGCAAACCATTGGAACGAGAACAAGGAAAGCATCGATCAAAAGCTATATCGAATCGCTATGACCGGAAAGGTGACGGTGCAATTGGTCACGGGAGAAAGTTTTACAAGCAAACTCGTGGGATTCGATTCGGAGAATTTATTCTTAGAAGCGAAGCTATTGGATGAAAAAGCGGGTTTAGTGGATCGTGCCCATTTAAAGGACGGATCCATCCTGGAGGGTAAGTTAGTCGCTCAAAATGAACACGAAATCGAGATGGAAACCAAGGCAAACACTCTCCAATTCGTGGTGAAATCCAGATTGCATAGATTGGAACTCCGGGTTCCGGTTCAAAAAATAGAAAAAAAGACGGTGCTCAAAACGGATGTAGCCAAGCTCTCTTTCGAAGGTTTGGAGTGA
- a CDS encoding fibronectin type III domain-containing protein, whose product MKIKQTQSLSADIFLFRKIVWKRTASIRPFLIVLLFTLFFQNCFLNPIFKPFVFPEKEAQNFSFLSALFGGGGSNHQGGSGVTPVIPAGGPLPGGGGSVGATSGGYSSQSGATVNLSWAAASDDVTAADSLVYQVYYSTNSQDIYVNTAEALTSGGASAYGEPGANMTSASISGLAASTTYYFNILVRDQDQTASIYNGRSILTEGPDTVQPVPGNNGAFTAVVGSPFVNKYPVTLTWTAATDNVTSQANLVYEIYYDIDNNNNFGNIASIRANGVQAMAPTANVTQYTVYNLSANAMYMFVILVSDEAGNTWLYNNSWLNYARTPYASFIFDSLVTVRGDIGNNRAAANSACISRKNAMNKIAYPWKSLCNTMSLISLPDGTWLNSYISGAQQTPGSPILGTEGLIIANNMTELLFGNLQNTIRSALPEYSSINGWWSFSDANGHYSLSNCLGGTSNFPSDLGTYGDPDSTDYNWFSLTDGNCDIPRAILCICL is encoded by the coding sequence ATGAAAATTAAGCAAACTCAAAGTCTATCCGCTGATATCTTCCTTTTCAGGAAAATCGTTTGGAAACGTACTGCCTCCATTCGACCTTTCTTAATCGTACTCCTTTTTACTCTTTTCTTCCAAAATTGTTTTCTGAATCCCATCTTTAAACCTTTTGTCTTTCCCGAAAAGGAAGCCCAAAATTTCTCGTTTCTATCCGCCTTATTCGGGGGAGGCGGAAGTAACCACCAAGGCGGATCCGGTGTGACTCCGGTGATCCCCGCAGGCGGCCCTCTTCCGGGAGGAGGAGGAAGCGTCGGCGCTACGTCCGGAGGCTATTCTTCCCAATCTGGTGCCACCGTAAATCTTTCATGGGCTGCCGCTTCGGACGATGTAACCGCAGCGGACAGTTTGGTATACCAAGTCTATTATTCCACGAACTCCCAAGACATTTATGTAAACACTGCGGAAGCTCTTACCTCCGGCGGAGCCTCCGCTTACGGAGAGCCCGGCGCTAATATGACGAGCGCTTCGATCAGCGGATTGGCTGCGAGTACGACGTATTATTTTAATATTTTGGTGAGAGACCAGGACCAGACTGCATCTATTTATAACGGAAGAAGTATTCTAACGGAAGGACCGGACACCGTCCAACCTGTCCCGGGCAATAACGGCGCATTTACCGCAGTCGTAGGCTCCCCGTTCGTCAACAAGTATCCGGTGACTCTGACTTGGACCGCCGCTACGGATAACGTGACCTCCCAAGCGAATCTGGTGTATGAAATATATTACGATATAGACAATAATAATAATTTCGGGAACATCGCATCGATCCGAGCGAACGGAGTCCAGGCGATGGCTCCAACGGCAAATGTGACCCAGTATACGGTATACAACCTTTCCGCAAATGCAATGTATATGTTCGTGATTCTTGTCAGCGACGAAGCGGGCAACACATGGCTCTATAACAATTCATGGCTTAATTATGCGAGAACTCCTTATGCCAGCTTTATTTTCGATTCTTTAGTAACGGTGAGAGGGGATATAGGAAACAATAGAGCTGCGGCGAATAGTGCATGCATCAGTCGCAAAAATGCGATGAACAAGATCGCGTATCCTTGGAAATCTTTATGCAATACCATGTCCTTGATCTCCTTGCCGGACGGAACCTGGCTCAACAGTTATATCTCAGGCGCGCAACAAACTCCCGGCTCCCCGATCTTAGGTACGGAAGGTCTTATAATCGCAAATAATATGACCGAACTACTTTTCGGTAATCTGCAGAATACCATTCGTAGCGCTCTTCCGGAATACAGTAGCATCAACGGTTGGTGGAGTTTTTCCGACGCGAACGGCCATTATTCCCTTTCCAATTGCCTCGGTGGAACTTCGAACTTTCCCTCAGACCTGGGAACATACGGAGATCCGGATTCTACCGACTACAATTGGTTTTCTTTAACCGACGGAAACTGCGATATCCCGAGAGCCATTCTTTGCATCTGCCTCTGA